CAAATGTATAATTTTTATATCTTACAGTTTGAAAATTCGTGGAAGTTCCTGAAATTCTGCTTTGTGGTGAAAAACTTAATCCTCCATCAAATGAATGTGAAATACAATAATTTACAACTTTATTTTCTGTTTTTGTAGGAGAATATTTTGAATCATACCAACATGCCGTTATAACTCCTTTTTGATTTACAAATATTGTAGAATAAAATTGGTCACGTGGATTTTGAGACATTGTGTCATTTATAACAATTGCTTTACTCCAACTATTTCCTCCATCAATAGAGCGACAAAAATAAATATCTGCTCCTGAAGTTTTCTTTGACGAAATTCCAACAGCAGTAAAAGTCAAATACAAATTGTTTTCATTTGTCGAATTGGAATTATCAGAAGTAATTTGTGTTGCCGGAAACAACCTGTCTTTATATATTCCTGAAATAGATGAAGGCATAATAAAGTCAGTGATTTTATTGGGAGAACTAAAAGTATTTCCTCCGTCTTTTGAAACAGAATGCCAAACAGAATTCATGCTTGAGCAATACGTTAGATGAACATATCCATTGTTGTCAACTGTTATTCCTGCAAAATGTAAATTACTACCGGAACTAATTACTACAGAATTTGAATCAAAATAGTTGTTGTCTGCTTTTTTCCTTTTTACAACGATATTAATTCCATTAACAGTGCTAACCTTTAAATAGGCAACATAAAGGTTGTTTTTGTAAGCTGAATTTGATTTATCACAAACCATCCATTGCTTATCTGCTACTTCATCAAAATCAAAATATGGAGAAATAAATCCTTTTGAAAGTTCTATTTTGTCATTTGCAGAATAATTCCAGCTTGCTCCGCCATCATTAGAAAATGCCCAATTTAAAGCCCAAAAAACAGTGTCTCCATGGTTTTTTTTGTAGTACAAATGAATCCATGAAAAATATAATTTACCATCAGCATCAAAAGCAAGAACAGGATCACCACCTCCAACAATTGTTGAGTCAGCATCTTTTGGCTTTAAAATACTTGTGCTTTTATTCCAGCTATCACCAAAATCCTTAGTAAAATAAACAGGAAGCTCGGGCTTGAGTCTTAAAGTTTGGGCATCTATCACTAATTTTATAGGACTAAGAACGATGTTGTTGCTGTCTGTAGGATTAATAACTGCATGAACTTCCGACTCGGGAGTAGTTGATGTTGCAACTGCTGTTTCGTTTTCCTGATTTAAAACTAAAGTTTGTTGTCTTAGTGTTTTAATAGATTTTGTATTCTCTTCAAATCTTAGCTTTTCTTTTAAAATGTCATTGATTTTATCCTTTCTCAATTGCTGTTGTTTGTTGTTTTGTGAAAACAAAAGTAGTGGTACAATTAGCAGTGTAGCTAAAATCACTTTTATTTTCCAAGCAAAACTTATTAGTTTTAATTTCATTTTCAGACATTTCTACAAAAAGGCAAATTTAGTTCTATCTTTGCTAATTCAGAAATAATTAAGCAAATGTTAGAAAATATCTATTCGGATGAATACTTTATGAAAAAAGCTTTTGAGGAAGCTCAATTAGCTTTTGAAAATGATGAAGTTCCTGTTGGTGCTGTGGTGGTAAACAATAATCAAATTATTGGCAAAGGACACAATCAGGTAGAGATGTTAAACGATGTAACAGCCCATGCAGAAATACTTGCATTAACTGCAGCAAGTAATTTTTTCGGCTCAAAATATTTAGAAAATTGCAAAATTTATGTTACACTTGAGCCATGTGCAATGTGTGCCACAGCAATTAGTTCAGCACAAATTTCTGAAATTATTTATGGAGCAACAGACCCCAAAAAAGGTTTTTCATTGTTTCTGCCATCACTAATAAATTCTAAAATAATAGTTAAAAAAGGAATTTATGAGGAGAAANNNNNNNNNNNNNNNNNNNNNNNNNNNNNNNNNNNNNNNNNNNNNNNNNNNNNNNNNNNNNNNNNNNNNNNNNNNNNNNNNNNNNNNNNNNNNNNNNNNNCAGTTTTTATTTTTCTCTTACTTTTGCACTAATATTTTTCCCGATTTGTAATAATTGTAATTTTTTAGTTTGGACAAAGAAGAAAAAAAGAAAATTAAAGACGGGTTATTTTTAGCTCTTTCCTTTATCCTTATTTTGTGGATAGTAAAACTTATTGAAATTAATTTTGACATCAGTTTTATAAAATATTCTATGTACCCGAGAAAATTAAGTGGTTTAAAAGGAATTATTACCACTCCTTTAATTCACGAAAATCTTATGCATTTGTTCAATAATTCCGTTCCACTTTTTGTTTCCATTATTGGAATAATGTATTTTTTTAGAAAGCACGCTTTTCAAATATTTGCTTTAATATACCTTGTTACTCATTTTATAATTTGGCTTACAGCTCCACAATCATTTATTATTGGAGCCAGCGGATTGGTTTACGCATATCTTTCATTTTTATTTTTTGTTTCCGCCTTTGGTAGCAACAAAAATATGCTTGCTCTTTCATTGATTCTTATTTTTGCTTATGGAACAATGATTTGGGGTATCATTCCTGTTAACACAAATATTTCATGGGAGTCTCATTTGATTGGTGCAATTACAGGATTTGTTTTTGCAATATTTTATAAAAACAAAGGACCTAAAGAAGAAAAGTTTGATTGGGAAGACGAAGAAGAATTTGATGAAGAAAAAAATATTGACCAAATGGATGATGATGAAATAAATGAATTTATTGAACGTAACAGAAAAAAATAATTTTTCTTCTCTGTTAATCTGAGATAAAGAAAGCTCTACAAATTACCTCTAACTCGTCTTTACCTGCAAATGCAATCCGCATTCTTTTGTTTCAGGATTTTCCCACCACCATCTACCGTTTCTTGCTTCTTCTCCTTTTTCAACTGCTCTTGTACAAGGTGCACAACCTATGCTTGGATATCCCTTGTCGTGAAGAATGTTGTAGGGAATTTTCGTTTTGCGAATATAATCCCATATATCTTTTTCCGACCAGTTTAACAATGGATTTATTTTAATTATTTTAAAATCATTATCCCATTCAACTATTTTCATTTCTTCCCTAGTAACCGATTGCCCTTGTCTTAATCCTGTTATCCAAACATCATAACCTTCTAAAGCTCTTCTTATTGGAATCAATTTTCTGATGTTACAGCATAATTTTCTATTTTCTATACTTTCGTAAAAAAGATTAATTCCTTTTTCATTAACCATTTTTTCTACAGCTTCGTACTCAGGAAATTTTATTTCAATTTTTATCCCATACCTTGAGTTTGTTTTGTCAAGAGTATCATAGGTTTCGTAAAACATTCTACCTGTATCAAGTGTAAAAATTTTGGTGCTTTTATCAATTTTTACAATCATGTCTGTCAATACCTGATCCTCTGCTCCCAGACTACTTGAAAATGTGATTTTGCTTTTGTATTCCTTTAAAAAAAACTTTAAAATATCTTCTGCACTAGCGTTTTTTAACTTAGAATTTAATTCGTTTATTTTGTTTTTCATTTTTTTGACTTTTTTAATTAACCAACACTTGCTCCAAGTTCAGCATCTTTTTCGGGACTAAGAAAAATTAAATTCCCATCTTTTTCTTGAACCATCAAAATCATCCCGGATGATTCGATGCCTCGTATTTTTCTTGGTTTTAAATTTTGTAGATAGCTTACTCTTTTTCCAATTATTTCTTGTGCTTCATAAATATGTGCAATTCCCGAAACAACAGTTTTTTGTTCACTTCCTAAGTCAAGTTTTAGTTTTAAAAGTTTGTCTGTTTTAGGAACTTTTTCCGCTTCAATAATTTCGGCAACTTTAATATCCATTTTTATAAAATCGTCAAAGCTGATTTCTTCTTTTTTTTCTTCCATTTTTTTGTTCTGTTGCAAGCTTGCTTTTAATTTTTGGTATTGTTTGTCAATAACTTTATCATCAAGTTTTTCAAATAATAATTTTGCTTTATTAAGCTTCTTCCCTGCTTTTATTAAATCTGTTTTTCCAATATTATCCCAATCCAAAACATCAGAATTCATGTTAAATATGTTCATAATTTTTTCTGATGTAAAAGGTAAAAATGGATTCATTAAAATCGCTACATTTGCTGAAATCTGAATACAATTATTTAAAATTGTTCCTACTTTTTCTTTGTCTGTCTTTATTAATTTCCAAGGCTCTGTTTCTGCTAAATATTTATTCCCTGCTCTAGCCAAATTCATCATTTCTGATAGTCCTTCTCTGAATTTATAATTCTCTAAAGCCTTTGACACTTTAGCTTTTATACCTTCAATATTAATGTCCTTAAGGTCATTAGTATTTTGTGTTTCGGGAACTTTACCGTCAAAATATTTTTCAGTAAGAACCACCACTCTGTTAATAAAATTTCCTAAAAGAGCTACAAGTTCATTGTTATTTCTTGTCTTAAAATCCTTCCAAATAAAATCGCTGTCTTTTGCTTCCGGTGCGTTTGAAGTTAGTACATATCTTAAAACATCTTGCTTTTCAGGAAAATCCTTCAGATATTCATGAAGCCAAACCGCCCAGTTTTTAGAAGTTGATATTTTTTCCCCTTCAAGATTCATAAATTCGTTTGCCGGTACATTGTCGGGTAAAATGTAACTTCCTTCAGCTTTTAACATTGCAGGAAAAATTATGCAATGAAAAACAATATTATCTTTTCCAATAAAATGTAAAAGTTTGGTGTCTTTATCTTTCCACCACTTTTCCCAATCCTTTGTTAATTCCTTGGTTGCAGATATATATCCTATTGGTGCATCAAACCAAACATAAATTACTTTTCCCTCAGCATTTTCAATTGGCACAGGCACGCCCCAATTTAAATCACGTGTAACAGCCCTAGAACGCAGTCCATCATTAATCCAAGAGCTACATTGCCCATAAACATTTGATCTCCATTTACCTTTTTTTCCTTCAATTATCCACTCTTTGAGCCAAGCTTCAAAATCTTTAAGAGGCAAATACCAATGTTTTGTTTCTTTCAAAACAGGTTGGTTTCCTGATAATTTAGATTTCGGATTTTTTAGTTCTCTGGGACTAAGTGCTGAGCCACATTTTTCGCATTGATCTCCATAAGCTTCCTCAAATCCACATTTAGGACAGCTGCCAATAACATATCTGTCGGCAAGGAACATTTTTTCTTTTTCATCATAAAGTTGCTTTTCGGTTTTTTCTACAAAAATACCTTTATCGTAAAGTTTTTTAAAAAATTCCGAAGCTGTTTTGTGATGTATTTTAGATGACGTTCTTGAATAAATATCAAAACTAATTCCAAATTCTTTAAAAGATTTCTCTATCATTTGATGATATTTATCCACGATTTGTTGGGGATTTTTACCATCAGTTCTTGCTTTTAAACTTATTGGAACTCCGTGTTCATCAGAACCTCCAATAAAAATAACCTCTTTATTGTTTAGTCTTAAATATCTTACATAAATATCCGCAGGAATATAAACTCCTGCTAAATGTCCGATATGAATTGGACCATTTGCATAAGGTAATGCAGTTGTTACAGTGTATCTTTGGGGATATGACATATTTTTTTTATTTTGCACAAAATTATATAAAGTAAAAACAATAGCCACAGAAAGATTAAATAATATGTTAGGAAAAAATTATGTGAAAAAAGGAGATTATGTTTCAATAATTGCTCCCGCAGGAAAAATTTCAAAAGAAGTTGTTTTTTCTGCAAAATCAGTTCTTGAGTCTTGGGGATTAAATGTGATTTTAGGAAAAAATCTTTTCAAAAACCATTTCAAATATTCGGCAACAGACCGTCAAAGGCTTGAAGATTTTCAAGATGCTCTTGATTCTAAAGAAATAAAAGCTATTATTTGTGCTAGGGGTGGTTACGGATTAATTAGAATTATCGATAAAATTGATTTTACAAAATTTTATGAAAACCCTAAATGGATAGTTGGCTTTAGTGATATTTGTATTTTGCATTCTTACGTAAATAATCTTTTTAAAATACCAACTATTCATGGTCCTATGTGTAACGGTTTTTTACAAGAAGAAAATAAATCTTCATTGAAATATTTAAAATCTATACTCTTTGGAAAATTCCCCTTTTACGAAATTCCTACTAATAAATTAAATAAAATCGGTAAAGCAAAAGCAGTTCTTATTGGAGGAAATTTAAGCATAATTGACAGCTTGATAGGAAGTAAATCGGATTTTGACCCTAAAGGAAAAATTTTGTTTATAGAAGAAACAGGAGAATATTTATACAAAATAGATCGAATGATGTGGGGATTAAAACGAAGTGGAAAGCTTAAATATTTATCAGGATTGATTGTGGGAGAATTTTCTGAAACAATGGAAAAAGCAAATGTTTTCGGAAAAAATGCCTATGAGATTATTTCAGAAATTGTTGAAAATTATGACTTTCCTGTTTGTTTTGATTTTCCTTCGGGACATGGAAATATCAATTATCCATTAATATTTGGAAATAAAATTACTTTGTCAGTTGAAGAAAAAAGTAGCTTTTTGAATTTTGATTAAGATGGGTTTTAATAACTATTTTAATTCTTTTTTAACCATTTCAATTTTGTAGCCTTCAATAATATCTCCTACTTTAATATCATTAAAGTTCTTAATTCCTATTCCACATTCATATCCGGATTTTACTTCTTTTGCATCTTCTTTAAATCGTTTTAAAGAATCTATTTCTCCTGTAAAAACTATTACTCCTTCTCTAAGAACTCTTATATTTGTATTTCTTGTAATTTTCCCATCCATTACTTTACTACCTGCGATAGTTCCAGCTTTAGTAATTTTAAAGACATCTCTAACTTCAATATTACAAACAATAACCTCTTTTTCGGTGGGTTCAAGCATACCCTCTATTGCGAGTTTCAATTCTTCAATAGCATCATAAATTACAGAATATGTTCTTACGTCAATTCCATCTTTTTCTGCTAATTTACGTGCATTCAATGATGGTCGTACTTGGAAACCAATAATAATCGCATCAGTTGCTGTAGCAAGAAGAATATCTGATTCAGAAATTTGACCTACTCCTTTATGAACAATATTCACTTGAACTTCTTCATTCGATAATTTTTGCAATGAATCTGATAATGCTTCTACAGAACCATCAACATCACCCTTAATAATTACATTTAATTCTTTGAAACTACCAAGTGCGATTCTTCTACCGATTTCTTCAAGTGTTATATGTTTTGAAGCTCTAATTCCTTGCTCTCTTAATAATCGTTTTCTTTGATTTGCTAAAGATTTGGCTTTGTGTTCGCTTTCCAATACATAAAAAACATCTCCTGCTGTGGGTGCTCCATCTAAGCCTAATATTTCTACAGGTGTTGATGGTCCAGCTATTTTTACTTTTTTACCATACTCATTAACCATAGCTTTTACCCTTCCGTAATAAGCACCGGCAATTATTGAATCACCTATTTTTATTGTTCCTTTTTGTATAAGAATATTTGTAATTATCCCTTTACCTTTATCAAGAGACGCTTCTACAACAGTACCTGTTCCTCTTTTTTTATTATCTGCTGTTAACTCTAACATTTCTGCTTCTAAAAGAACTTTTTCTAATAGCTCATCAACATTTAATCCTGTTTTTGCAGAAATTTCCTGACTTTGTATTTTCCCTCCCCAGTCTTCAACTAACAAATTCATTTCCGAAAGTTGTTTTTTTATTTTTTCAGGATCAGAAACTTCTCTATCAATTTTATTTATTGCAAAAACAATGGGAACATTAGCTGCCTGTGCGTGGCTGATAGCTTCTTTTGTTTGTGGCATAACGTTATCATCAGCAGCAACAACAACAATAACAATGTCTGTTACTTTTGCTCCTCTTGCTCTCATTGATGTAAATGCTTCGTGACCGGGAGTATCTAAAAATGCTATCGATTTGCCATTTTTTAAATCTACTTTATAAGCCCCTATGTGCTGAGTAATTCCCCCTGCTTCACCTTTAATAATCTGTGATTTTCTGATATAGTCAAGTAGGGATGTTTTTCCGTGGTCAACATGACCCATGATTGTAACAACAGGTGATCTTGGAGCAAGATTTTCTTCGTTATCAGGCTCTTCCAATGATGGCTCGTTGGTACTTTCACTTTTAAATTTTGTTTCAAAACCAAATTCATCAGCAACAACCTGTATTGTTTCTGCATCTAATCTTTGATTTATATTTACCATCAAACCCAAATTCATACATACCATTATAACTTCTGTAACATGCACGTCCATCATGTTTGCTAATTCATTTACGGTAATAAATTCTATTAGTTCAAGGATATTTTTTTCTTGCTGTAGGCTTTCTTCTTTTTGCTTTTGCCTTATTTCTTTCTTCTTCTTTTTTCTTTCTTTTGCCTTCTGAACGCCTTCGCCTTTTTGTTTACTAGTTAATTTTGCTAATGTTGAAGATACTTGCTTTTGGATTTGCTTATCATCAACAACGATAGGTTTCTTTTTTGGTTTGTTTTTATCTTTTTGAACTTTATTCGTGCCTACATTTGGTTTTGCTTTTTTAGAAAAAACTCTTCTTCTTTTTCTTTTTATTGATTTAGGGTCAGATGTTGATGCAACAGGTTTTCTTTTTTTCTTCTTTTTGGTAAATTGATCAACGTCTATTTTTCCTATAATTTTTAATCCTTTTCCTTCCGGTACCTCTTCTTCTTTCGCTTCCTTTTTTACTACTGCTTCTTTATCTTGCTCTGTTTTTTCTTTTGGTTCTGTCTCTATCTTTTTTTCTTCTATTTCCTTAACATCATCCTTTTTTTCTTCTATTTCTTTGCCCTGTTCTTTCTCTTCTTTCTTCTTTTTTTCTTCCTCTTTCTTGGCTTCCTTTTTTTCTTTTTTCTTTGACTCTTCTTTCTCTTTTTCTAATTTTTTCTTCTCTTTTTTAGCTTTTTTCTTTTCTTTTGGATCTTCTAATTTTATTTTTCCTACTATTTTTAAACTTTTTACTTCATCCTTTTTTTCTATTGTTTTTTCTTTTTCTTCAATTTCTTTAACGGGTTCTTCGTCTTTCTTTTTGCTTTCTATTACTACTTTTTCTTCCTCTTTTTCCTCTTTTTCAACTTTCTTAGGTTCTGTTTTTTCTTCCTTTTTTTCCTCAATTATTTCAGGCTGTTCTTCTTTTGCCTTAGGCTGTTTTTCCTCTGGTATTTCTATTTTTTCTTCTTCATCTTTTGCCTCTACTTGTTCTTCTTTAGCATCCTTTTCTTCCTCTTTTTCAAGTAATTCTTCTTTAACTTCTCTTAAGTACTCTTCTCTTTCTTCAATTTTTCTTATTCGCTCTTCTTCTTCTTTAATATCTTTAGCATTTTCCTCATCTGTATATTCTTTTTCTAATTTATCCGAACTAAAATTTCCCAATAATAGTTTTATAACATCCGAATCTAATTTTGTATTTGGATTTGGATCGCTTCCGATATCAATCTTTTTATCCTTTAAAAATTCAATTATTGTTGTTGTTGCAATATTAAATTCTCTAGCAACTTTTGATAATCTTTTTGCCTTTGTTTTTTCTGTCATCTAAAATACTTTTCTTATTCAAATTCTTCTTTAAGAACATTTAATACATTCTCTATTGTTTCTTCCTCTAAATCAGTTTTTTTTGCTAATGCCTCTTTTGAATATTGCAAAACACTTTTTGCGGTTTCGCATCCTATTTTTTTCAACTCTTCTATTACCCAATTTTCAATTTCGTCAACAAATTCACTTAATTCTACATCAAACTCATCTTCATCAATATCTCTAAAAACATTAATTTCGTAACCTGTAAGCTTAGCTGCTAATTTAATATTAATACCTTCTTTACCTATTGCCAGTGAAACCTGATCGGGTTTTAAATAAACAAAAGCAGTTCTTTTTTCTTTATCAATATCAATCTTTGTTATTGTTGCAGGACTTAATGAACGAGTTATAAATAATGAATCATTTTCTGTATAATTAATGATATCAATATTTTCATTTTTTAATTCTCTAACAACACCATGTATTCTTGAGCCTTTCATTCCAACACATGCACCTACGGGGTCTATTCTATCATCATAAGATTCAACAGCAACTTTTGCTCTGTCTCCCGGTTCTCTAATTACTTCTTTTATAATAACCAAGCCATCAGCTATTTCAGGAACTTCTATTTCAAATAATCTTTTAAGAAATTCAGGAGATGTTCTTGATAAAATTACTTTGGGATTAGTGTGCATATTTTCAATTGTATGAACAACAGCACGTACATTGTCTCCTTTGTTAAAATAGTCCCTTGGAATTTGTTGGTTTTTAGGAAGAATCATTTCATTGCCATAATCATCAAGTAAAAGAATTTCTCTCTTCCAAATCCTATACACTTCTGCTGAAACAATTTCATCAATCCTATCTTCGTATCTTTTAACCATCTCCCCACGTTCAATATCAATAATTTTATTCTGCATATTTACTTTTGCAGTTTGAATGGCTCTTCTTCCGAATGAGGCTATTTTTATTTCATCTGATATGTCTTCTCCAACTTCAAAATCTTCTTCTATTTTTTGTGCTTCTGTAATTCCTATTTGTGAGTTATCATCTTCAACATCTTTATCTTCAACAATTTCTCTGTTTCTCCATATTTGAATATCACCTTTTTCAGCATTAATTATTATATCATAATTTTCGGCACTACCAAATTTTCTTTCAATTAAATCAAGAAATACGGATTCAAGAACCCTAATCATTTTAACTCTATCAATATTTTTTATATCTTTTAAACCCGCAAACGATTCAATTATATTATCCCTATCCATTATTATACTACTTTAAACATAGTTAAAAATTAACAATTTCTACAAAAAAAGGGGACATAGTCCCCTCTCAAATCACCGCAAATATATAATTATTTATAAAATCTAACACATATTGTTTAATATTATTTAATTGTTAATAAGATGGTTCTATAAATA
Above is a genomic segment from Bacteroidota bacterium containing:
- a CDS encoding T9SS type A sorting domain-containing protein — protein: MKLKLISFAWKIKVILATLLIVPLLLFSQNNKQQQLRKDKINDILKEKLRFEENTKSIKTLRQQTLVLNQENETAVATSTTPESEVHAVINPTDSNNIVLSPIKLVIDAQTLRLKPELPVYFTKDFGDSWNKSTSILKPKDADSTIVGGGDPVLAFDADGKLYFSWIHLYYKKNHGDTVFWALNWAFSNDGGASWNYSANDKIELSKGFISPYFDFDEVADKQWMVCDKSNSAYKNNLYVAYLKVSTVNGINIVVKRKKADNNYFDSNSVVISSGSNLHFAGITVDNNGYVHLTYCSSMNSVWHSVSKDGGNTFSSPNKITDFIMPSSISGIYKDRLFPATQITSDNSNSTNENNLYLTFTAVGISSKKTSGADIYFCRSIDGGNSWSKAIVINDTMSQNPRDQFYSTIFVNQKGVITACWYDSKYSPTKTENKVVNYCISHSFDGGLSFSPQSRISGTSTNFQTVRYKNYTFGIGEYNQVVASGSMAFPIWADGRKGNGDLDIYVAKIKISKTSEIQTITNVSSGIKLFKPFPNPAKSNVIIRYSLNYKANVKFAVFEKTGKIVKEIEKGNKNAGTYENNINISDLKNGEYFIVMITNFGYCTQRFSVVN
- a CDS encoding nucleoside deaminase — its product is MLENIYSDEYFMKKAFEEAQLAFENDEVPVGAVVVNNNQIIGKGHNQVEMLNDVTAHAEILALTAASNFFGSKYLENCKIYVTLEPCAMCATAISSAQISEIIYGATDPKKGFSLFLPSLINSKIIVKKGIYEEK
- a CDS encoding rhomboid family intramembrane serine protease; translation: MDKEEKKKIKDGLFLALSFILILWIVKLIEINFDISFIKYSMYPRKLSGLKGIITTPLIHENLMHLFNNSVPLFVSIIGIMYFFRKHAFQIFALIYLVTHFIIWLTAPQSFIIGASGLVYAYLSFLFFVSAFGSNKNMLALSLILIFAYGTMIWGIIPVNTNISWESHLIGAITGFVFAIFYKNKGPKEEKFDWEDEEEFDEEKNIDQMDDDEINEFIERNRKK
- a CDS encoding phosphoadenylyl-sulfate reductase translates to MKNKINELNSKLKNASAEDILKFFLKEYKSKITFSSSLGAEDQVLTDMIVKIDKSTKIFTLDTGRMFYETYDTLDKTNSRYGIKIEIKFPEYEAVEKMVNEKGINLFYESIENRKLCCNIRKLIPIRRALEGYDVWITGLRQGQSVTREEMKIVEWDNDFKIIKINPLLNWSEKDIWDYIRKTKIPYNILHDKGYPSIGCAPCTRAVEKGEEARNGRWWWENPETKECGLHLQVKTS
- the metG gene encoding methionine--tRNA ligase, whose translation is MQNKKNMSYPQRYTVTTALPYANGPIHIGHLAGVYIPADIYVRYLRLNNKEVIFIGGSDEHGVPISLKARTDGKNPQQIVDKYHQMIEKSFKEFGISFDIYSRTSSKIHHKTASEFFKKLYDKGIFVEKTEKQLYDEKEKMFLADRYVIGSCPKCGFEEAYGDQCEKCGSALSPRELKNPKSKLSGNQPVLKETKHWYLPLKDFEAWLKEWIIEGKKGKWRSNVYGQCSSWINDGLRSRAVTRDLNWGVPVPIENAEGKVIYVWFDAPIGYISATKELTKDWEKWWKDKDTKLLHFIGKDNIVFHCIIFPAMLKAEGSYILPDNVPANEFMNLEGEKISTSKNWAVWLHEYLKDFPEKQDVLRYVLTSNAPEAKDSDFIWKDFKTRNNNELVALLGNFINRVVVLTEKYFDGKVPETQNTNDLKDINIEGIKAKVSKALENYKFREGLSEMMNLARAGNKYLAETEPWKLIKTDKEKVGTILNNCIQISANVAILMNPFLPFTSEKIMNIFNMNSDVLDWDNIGKTDLIKAGKKLNKAKLLFEKLDDKVIDKQYQKLKASLQQNKKMEEKKEEISFDDFIKMDIKVAEIIEAEKVPKTDKLLKLKLDLGSEQKTVVSGIAHIYEAQEIIGKRVSYLQNLKPRKIRGIESSGMILMVQEKDGNLIFLSPEKDAELGASVG
- a CDS encoding LD-carboxypeptidase; its protein translation is MLGKNYVKKGDYVSIIAPAGKISKEVVFSAKSVLESWGLNVILGKNLFKNHFKYSATDRQRLEDFQDALDSKEIKAIICARGGYGLIRIIDKIDFTKFYENPKWIVGFSDICILHSYVNNLFKIPTIHGPMCNGFLQEENKSSLKYLKSILFGKFPFYEIPTNKLNKIGKAKAVLIGGNLSIIDSLIGSKSDFDPKGKILFIEETGEYLYKIDRMMWGLKRSGKLKYLSGLIVGEFSETMEKANVFGKNAYEIISEIVENYDFPVCFDFPSGHGNINYPLIFGNKITLSVEEKSSFLNFD
- the infB gene encoding translation initiation factor IF-2, which encodes MTEKTKAKRLSKVAREFNIATTTIIEFLKDKKIDIGSDPNPNTKLDSDVIKLLLGNFSSDKLEKEYTDEENAKDIKEEEERIRKIEEREEYLREVKEELLEKEEEKDAKEEQVEAKDEEEKIEIPEEKQPKAKEEQPEIIEEKKEEKTEPKKVEKEEKEEEKVVIESKKKDEEPVKEIEEKEKTIEKKDEVKSLKIVGKIKLEDPKEKKKAKKEKKKLEKEKEESKKKEKKEAKKEEEKKKKEEKEQGKEIEEKKDDVKEIEEKKIETEPKEKTEQDKEAVVKKEAKEEEVPEGKGLKIIGKIDVDQFTKKKKKRKPVASTSDPKSIKRKRRRVFSKKAKPNVGTNKVQKDKNKPKKKPIVVDDKQIQKQVSSTLAKLTSKQKGEGVQKAKERKKKKKEIRQKQKEESLQQEKNILELIEFITVNELANMMDVHVTEVIMVCMNLGLMVNINQRLDAETIQVVADEFGFETKFKSESTNEPSLEEPDNEENLAPRSPVVTIMGHVDHGKTSLLDYIRKSQIIKGEAGGITQHIGAYKVDLKNGKSIAFLDTPGHEAFTSMRARGAKVTDIVIVVVAADDNVMPQTKEAISHAQAANVPIVFAINKIDREVSDPEKIKKQLSEMNLLVEDWGGKIQSQEISAKTGLNVDELLEKVLLEAEMLELTADNKKRGTGTVVEASLDKGKGIITNILIQKGTIKIGDSIIAGAYYGRVKAMVNEYGKKVKIAGPSTPVEILGLDGAPTAGDVFYVLESEHKAKSLANQRKRLLREQGIRASKHITLEEIGRRIALGSFKELNVIIKGDVDGSVEALSDSLQKLSNEEVQVNIVHKGVGQISESDILLATATDAIIIGFQVRPSLNARKLAEKDGIDVRTYSVIYDAIEELKLAIEGMLEPTEKEVIVCNIEVRDVFKITKAGTIAGSKVMDGKITRNTNIRVLREGVIVFTGEIDSLKRFKEDAKEVKSGYECGIGIKNFNDIKVGDIIEGYKIEMVKKELK
- the nusA gene encoding transcription termination factor NusA is translated as MDRDNIIESFAGLKDIKNIDRVKMIRVLESVFLDLIERKFGSAENYDIIINAEKGDIQIWRNREIVEDKDVEDDNSQIGITEAQKIEEDFEVGEDISDEIKIASFGRRAIQTAKVNMQNKIIDIERGEMVKRYEDRIDEIVSAEVYRIWKREILLLDDYGNEMILPKNQQIPRDYFNKGDNVRAVVHTIENMHTNPKVILSRTSPEFLKRLFEIEVPEIADGLVIIKEVIREPGDRAKVAVESYDDRIDPVGACVGMKGSRIHGVVRELKNENIDIINYTENDSLFITRSLSPATITKIDIDKEKRTAFVYLKPDQVSLAIGKEGINIKLAAKLTGYEINVFRDIDEDEFDVELSEFVDEIENWVIEELKKIGCETAKSVLQYSKEALAKKTDLEEETIENVLNVLKEEFE